A genomic region of Zea mays cultivar B73 chromosome 6, Zm-B73-REFERENCE-NAM-5.0, whole genome shotgun sequence contains the following coding sequences:
- the LOC100284086 gene encoding pentatricopeptide repeat-containing protein At3g62470, mitochondrial isoform X1 has protein sequence MAVKPTSIIAASATARHGDQQVATALLGAAGALCHDSDAVSVPGVLPPRSHHHLHRTHCPLSPLLPHSSCPPHLPAPLPPPHLTSVSARIAGVVLLPRGVFPLLPPRSRYVMGSPLLATPACGAYDVLWGFAAGRFLSILAASDEDQGSSEQEAAASNPEGVDRVCAAIADVVASGADANLEAALSALSPPLCEAVVLAVLHRFKHAHRPSYRFFRWATVSGGFTHTTITYCKMLHILGKTRQFESMVAMIQEMGKAGALSMDAFKVAIKSFAAAGEIKNAVGVFELMRKNGFDDGVESFNCLLVALAKEGLGREARQVFDKMHGQYSPDLRSYTALMLAWCNARNLVEAGRVWNEMLEKGMDPDVVVHNTMIEGLLRGQRRPEAVKMFELMKAKGPPPNVWTYTMLIRDHCKQGKMDMAMECFEEMQEAKCQPDVATYTCLLVGYGNAKQMDRVTAVLEEMTQKGCPPDARTYNALIKLLTNRNMPDDAARIYKKMIKKGLEPTIHTYNMMMKSYFVGDSNYAMGCAVWEEMHQRGICPDVNSYTVFINGHIRHGRPEEAYKYIEEMINKGMKAPQIDYNKFAADFSKAGKPDILFELAQKVKFAGKLDVSNVFYQWADRMKSRVKRNVPSDW, from the coding sequence ATGGCCGTTAAGCCCACATCCATCATCGCCGCCTCCGCCACAGCACGCCATGGAGACCAGCAAGTCGCCACCGCTCTACTCGGCGCCGCGGGAGCCCTCTGCCACGACAGTGATGCTGTGTCCGTGCCTGGCGTTCTTCCTCCTCGCTCTCATCATCACCTCCATCGCACTCACTGTCCACTTTCGCCTCTACTGCCACACTCCTCTTGCCCACCTCATCTCCCCGCACCGCTGCCCCCACCACATCTGACCTCCGTCTCCGCCCGCATCGCTGGCGTGGTCCTGCTTCCCAGAGGCGTGTTCCCTCTGCTGCCGCCGAGATCCCGATACGTTATGGGTTCCCCTCTCCTCGCGACGCCGGCATGCGGGGCTTACGACGTGCTCTGGGGCTTCGCAGCCGGAAGGTTCCTCTCCATCTTGGCTGCCTCCGACGAAGATCAGGGCTCGTCGGAGCAGGAGGCGGCTGCGAGCAACCCGGAGGGCGTGGACCGCGTCTGCGCGGCCATCGCGGACGTCGTCGCCTCCGGTGCCGACGCGAACCTGGAGGCGGCGCTATCCGCGCTCTCGCCACCGCTCTGCGAAGCGGTCGTGCTCGCTGTGCTCCACCGCTTCAAGCACGCACATAGGCCGTCCTACCGCTTCTTCAGGTGGGCCACAGTGTCCGGTGGCTTTACCCACACCACCATTACCTACTGCAAGATGTTACACATCTTAGGCAAGACGAGGCAGTTCGAGTCGATGGTTGCGATGATCCAAGAGATGGGGAAGGCGGGGGCCCTGTCCATGGACGCCTTCAAGGTTGCCATTAAGTCCTTCGCTGCGGCTGGTGAGATCAAGAATGCGGTTGGCGTGTTCGAGTTGATGAGAAAGAACGGTTTCGATGATGGGGTGGAATCATTCAATTGCTTGCTCGTTGCTTTAGCCAAAGAGGGATTAGGTAGGGAGGCCAGGCAGGTGTTTGACAAAATGCATGGCCAGTACTCTCCAGACCTGCGCTCTTATACTGCACTGATGCTGGCATGGTGCAATGCGAGGAATCTGGTTGAGGCGGGGCGGGTTTGGAATGAGATGCTGGAGAAGGGAATGGATCCAGATGTTGTTGTCCACAACACAATGATTGAGGGGTTGCTGCGTGGGCAGAGGCGACCCGAGGCCGTGAAGATGTTTGAGCTGATGAAGGCAAAGGGGCCTCCACCAAATGTGTGGACTTACACAATGTTAATCCGTGACCATTGTAAGCAGGGGAAGATGGACATGGCAATGGAGTGCTTTGAGGAGATGCAGGAGGCTAAATGCCAACCAGATGTTGCTACCTATACATGTTTGCTGGTTGGATATGGGAATGCAAAACAAATGGACAGAGTGACTGCTGTGTTGGAGGAGATGACACAGAAGGGATGCCCCCCTGATGCTCGGACTTACAATGCACTGATTAAGTTGCTAACAAATAGGAATATGCCAGACGATGCTGCAAGGATATacaagaagatgatcaagaagggaCTTGAGCCCACAATCCATACTTACAACATGATGATGAAGTCATATTTCGTTGGTGATAGCAACTATGCAATGGGTTGTGCAGTGTGGGAGGAGATGCACCAGAGGGGTATTTGCCCTGATGTGAACTCTTACACAGTGTTCATTAATGGGCATATACGACATGGCAGGCCAGAGGAGGCATATAAATATATCGAGGAGATGATTAATAAAGGGATGAAAGCTCCACAAATAGACTATAATAAGTTTGCTGCAGATTTCTCAAAGGCTGGGAAACCAGATATATTGTTTGAGTTGGCTCAGAAAGTGAAATTTGCTGGGAAATTAGATGTATCTAATGTGTTCTATCAGTGGGCAGATAGAATGAAGAGTCGGGTGAAGAGAAATGTACCTTCAGATTGGTAA
- the LOC100284086 gene encoding Pentatricopeptide repeat-containing protein At3g62470, mitochondrial (The RefSeq protein has 1 substitution compared to this genomic sequence), whose product MAVKPTSIIAASATARHGDQQVATALLGAAGALCHDSDAVSVPGVLPPRSHHHLHRTHCPLSPLLPHSSCPPHLPAPLPPPHLTSVSARIAGVVLLPRGVFPLLPPRSRYVMGSPLLATPACGAYDVLWGFAAGRFLSILAASDEDQGSSEQEAAASNPEGVDRVCAAIADVVASGADANLEAALSALSPPLCEAVVLAVLHRFKHAHRPSYRFFRWATVSGGFTHTTITYCKMLHILGKTRQFESMVAMIQEMGKAGALSMDAFKVAIKSFAAAGEIKNAVGVFELMRKNGFDDGVESFNCLLVALAKEGLGREARQVFDKMHGQYSPDLRSYTALMLAWCNARNLVEAGRVWNEMLEKGMDPDVVVHNTMIEGLLRGQRRPEAVKMFELMKAKGPPPNVWTYTMLIRDHCKQGKMDMAMECFEEMQEAKCQPDVATYTCLLVGYGNAKQMDRVTAVLEEMTQKGCPPDARTYNALIKLLTNRNMPDDAARIYKKMIKKGLEPTIHTYNMMMKSYFVGDSNYAMGCAVWEEMHQRGICPDVNSYTVFINRHIRHGRPEEAYKYIEEMINKGMKAPQIDYNKFAADFSKAGKPDILFELAQKVKFAGKLDVSNVFYQWADRMKSRVKRNVPSDW is encoded by the coding sequence ATGGCCGTTAAGCCCACATCCATCATCGCCGCCTCCGCCACAGCACGCCATGGAGACCAGCAAGTCGCCACCGCTCTACTCGGCGCCGCGGGAGCCCTCTGCCACGACAGTGATGCTGTGTCCGTGCCTGGCGTTCTTCCTCCTCGCTCTCATCATCACCTCCATCGCACTCACTGTCCACTTTCGCCTCTACTGCCACACTCCTCTTGCCCACCTCATCTCCCCGCACCGCTGCCCCCACCACATCTGACCTCCGTCTCCGCCCGCATCGCTGGCGTGGTCCTGCTTCCCAGAGGCGTGTTCCCTCTGCTGCCGCCGAGATCCCGATACGTTATGGGTTCCCCTCTCCTCGCGACGCCGGCATGCGGGGCTTACGACGTGCTCTGGGGCTTCGCAGCCGGAAGGTTCCTCTCCATCTTGGCTGCCTCCGACGAAGATCAGGGCTCGTCGGAGCAGGAGGCGGCTGCGAGCAACCCGGAGGGCGTGGACCGCGTCTGCGCGGCCATCGCGGACGTCGTCGCCTCCGGTGCCGACGCGAACCTGGAGGCGGCGCTATCCGCGCTCTCGCCACCGCTCTGCGAAGCGGTCGTGCTCGCTGTGCTCCACCGCTTCAAGCACGCACATAGGCCGTCCTACCGCTTCTTCAGGTGGGCCACAGTGTCCGGTGGCTTTACCCACACCACCATTACCTACTGCAAGATGTTACACATCTTAGGCAAGACGAGGCAGTTCGAGTCGATGGTTGCGATGATCCAAGAGATGGGGAAGGCGGGGGCCCTGTCCATGGACGCCTTCAAGGTTGCCATTAAGTCCTTCGCTGCGGCTGGTGAGATCAAGAATGCGGTTGGCGTGTTCGAGTTGATGAGAAAGAACGGTTTCGATGATGGGGTGGAATCATTCAATTGCTTGCTCGTTGCTTTAGCCAAAGAGGGATTAGGTAGGGAGGCCAGGCAGGTGTTTGACAAAATGCATGGCCAGTACTCTCCAGACCTGCGCTCTTATACTGCACTGATGCTGGCATGGTGCAATGCGAGGAATCTGGTTGAGGCGGGGCGGGTTTGGAATGAGATGCTGGAGAAGGGAATGGATCCAGATGTTGTTGTCCACAACACAATGATTGAGGGGTTGCTGCGTGGGCAGAGGCGACCCGAGGCCGTGAAGATGTTTGAGCTGATGAAGGCAAAGGGGCCTCCACCAAATGTGTGGACTTACACAATGTTAATCCGTGACCATTGTAAGCAGGGGAAGATGGACATGGCAATGGAGTGCTTTGAGGAGATGCAGGAGGCTAAATGCCAACCAGATGTTGCTACCTATACATGTTTGCTGGTTGGATATGGGAATGCAAAACAAATGGACAGAGTGACTGCTGTGTTGGAGGAGATGACACAGAAGGGATGCCCCCCTGATGCTCGGACTTACAATGCACTGATTAAGTTGCTAACAAATAGGAATATGCCAGACGATGCTGCAAGGATATacaagaagatgatcaagaagggaCTTGAGCCCACAATCCATACTTACAACATGATGATGAAGTCATATTTCGTTGGTGATAGCAACTATGCAATGGGTTGTGCAGTGTGGGAGGAGATGCACCAGAGGGGTATTTGCCCTGATGTGAACTCTTACACAGTGTTCATTAATGGGCATATACGACATGGCAGGCCAGAGGAGGCATATAAATATATCGAGGAGATGATTAATAAAGGGATGAAAGCTCCACAAATAGACTATAATAAGTTTGCTGCAGATTTCTCAAAGGCTGGGAAACCAGATATATTGTTTGAGTTGGCTCAGAAAGTGAAATTTGCTGGGAAATTAGATGTATCTAATGTGTTCTATCAGTGGGCAGATAGAATGAAGAGTCGGGTGAAGAGAAATGTACCTTCAGATTGGTAA